The following proteins are encoded in a genomic region of Sander lucioperca isolate FBNREF2018 chromosome 23, SLUC_FBN_1.2, whole genome shotgun sequence:
- the LOC116040021 gene encoding tripartite motif-containing protein 16-like, with product MAQKGVQLDRETFSCSFCLDLLKDPVTIPCGHSYCMNCIKIFWDQEDEKKIYSCPQCKQSCTPRPVLLKNTMLAVVMEELKKTGVPDEHCYAGAEDVACDFCTGRKLKALKSCKQCLVSYCEKHLQPHFDAAQLKTHKLVDPAKKLQEGANVCSRHNEGMQMFCRTDQKFICYLCPLDEHKDHDTVSAAAERAKKQGELDGRRQNIQQRIQDREKEVKLLQQEAEAIDRSADKAVEDSEKIFNELIRLMEKKSSDVKQMIRSEQKTKVSQVKELQEKLEQEITELKRKDAELMKLSHTEDHNQFLQEYPSLSPISAPTNIPSTKMHTLWFFEDVTAAVSEVGAKLQKVLGEKWTNIDTRAVFLKYSREITLDPDTAYYQLLLSEGNRKARFTTGQSYSSHPGRFTSCPQVLSKQSLTGRCYWEVELRGREVCVAVAYKGISRNSIYAPCTFGAKNESWALSLYGGYSEDWAYFRYNNVQTPVSGPRSSRIGVYLDHSAGTLSFYSVSETMTLLHRVQTTFTEPLHVGFRLSHYEDTAEFI from the coding sequence ATGGCGCAGAAAGGAGTTCAGCTGGACCGGGAGACATTCTCTTGTTCTTtctgtctggatctactgaaggatccggtgactattccctgtggacacagctactgcatgaactgtattaaaaTTTTCTGGGATCAAGAGGATGAGAAGAAAATCTACAGCTGCCCTCAGTGCAAACAGAGCTGCACTCCAAGGCCTGTCCTGctgaaaaacaccatgttagCAGTTGTaatggaggagctgaagaagactggAGTCCCTGATGAACACTGCtatgctggagctgaagatgtggcctgtgattTCTGCACAGGGAGAAAACTGAAAGCCCTCAAGTCCTGTAAGCAATGTCTGGTCTCTTACTGTGAGAAACACCTTCAGCCTCATTTTGACGCAGCTCAATTAAAGACACACAAGCTGGTGGACCCCGCCAAGAAGCTCCAGGAGGGAGCCAACGTCTGCTCTCGTCATAATGAGGGGATGCAGATGTTCTGCCGTACGGATCAGAAGTTTATCTGTTACCTCTGCCCCCTGGATGAACATAAAGACCACGACACAGTCTCGGCTGCAGCAGAGAGGGCTAAGAAGCAGGGAGAGCTCGACGGGAGGCgacaaaacatccagcagagaatccaggacagagagaaagaggtgaagctgcttcaacagGAGGCGGAGGCTATCGATCGctctgctgataaagcagtggaggacagcGAGAAGATCTTCAACGAGCTGATCCGTCTCATGGAGAAAAAAAGCTCTGACGTGAAGCAGATGATCAGATCGGAGCAGAAAACTAAAGTGAGTCAagtcaaagagcttcaggagaagctggagcaggagatcactgagctgaagaggaaagacgctgagctgatgaagctctcacacacagaggatcacaaccaGTTTCTGCAAGAGTACCCCTCACTGTCACCAATCAGTGCACCTACAAACATACCCAGCACCAAAATGCATACTCTGTGGTTCTTTGAGGATGTGACAGCAGCTGTGTCAGAGGTCGGAGCTAAACTACAGAAAGTTCTGGGTGAGAAATGGACAAACATCGACACCAGAGCTGtgttcttaaaatattcacgtgaaatcacactggatcCAGACACAGCATACTACCAGCTGTTATTATCTGAGGGGAACAGAAAAGCAAGATTTACGACAGGACAGTCTTATTCTAGTCACCCAGGCAGATTCACTTCATGTCCTCAGGTCCTGAGTAAACagagtctgactggacgttgttactgggaggtggagtTGAGAGGGAGAGAAGTTTGTGTAGCCGTCGCATACAAAGGCATCAGCAGAAACAGCATTTATGCACCCTGTACATTTGGAGCGAAAAACGAATCTTGGGCGTTATCATTATACGGTGGTTATTCCGAGGACTGGGCTTACTTTCGGtacaacaatgttcaaactCCCGTCTCAGGTCCTCGGTCCTCCAGAAtaggagtgtacctggatcacagtgcgggtactctgtccttctacagcgtctctgaaaccatgactctcctccacagagtccagaccacattcactgAGCCTCTTCATGTTGGATTTCGGCTTTCACATTATGAAGACACTGCTGAGTTCATTTAG